From one Triticum urartu cultivar G1812 chromosome 3, Tu2.1, whole genome shotgun sequence genomic stretch:
- the LOC125543654 gene encoding cell number regulator 5 isoform X1 — protein sequence MLSCLFLPTCYCSRLCMSYRNYDMPSVQELTEMAGKGSYVPPQYVPLYGLDTEEDSVPEVEENIATRQGLSRDPTQWSSGICACFDDPQSCCIGATCPCFLFGKNAQFLGSGTLAGSCTTHCMLWGLLTSFCCLCTGGLVLAVPGSAVACYACGYRQALRTKYNLPEAPCGDLTTHLFCHLCAICQEYREIRERTDSGTSSAPDVTPPPVQTMDEL from the exons ATGTTGTCTTGCTTGTTTTTGCCAACTTGCTATTGTTCTCGATTATGTATGAGTTATCGGAATTATGACATGCCATCAGTTCAAGAGTTAACTG AGATGGCTGGAAAAGGAAGCTATGTTCCGCCGCAGTATGTTCCGTTATATGGTCTAGACACTGAGGAGGATAGTGTTCCTGAGGTGGAGGAGAACATTGCCACGCGCCAAGGATTAAGCCGGGATCCTACACAATGGTCTTCAGGCAtttgtgcttgttttgatgatccACAGAGCT GTTGTATTGGTGCGACTTGCCCCTGCTTTCTCTTTGGAAAAAATGCACAGTTCTTGGGATCTGGAACTCTCGCTGGATCATGCACTACGCATTGCATGCTTTGGGGCCTTCTGACAAGTTTCTGCTGTCTGTGTACTGGGGGGCTTGTATTAGCAGTTCCAGGGTCTGCTGTTGCTTGTTATGCTTGTGGATACCGCCAAGCACTAAGAACAAAGTACAACCTTCCG GAAGCACCATGCGGCGATTTGACGACACACTTATTCTGCCATCTGTGTGCGATATGCCAAGAGTACAGGGAGATCCGCGAGAGAACAGACAGTGGCACCTCTTCAGCTCCTGATGTTACCCCACCTCCGGTGCAGACAATGGATGAACTTTGA
- the LOC125543654 gene encoding cell number regulator 5 isoform X2, giving the protein MAGKGSYVPPQYVPLYGLDTEEDSVPEVEENIATRQGLSRDPTQWSSGICACFDDPQSCCIGATCPCFLFGKNAQFLGSGTLAGSCTTHCMLWGLLTSFCCLCTGGLVLAVPGSAVACYACGYRQALRTKYNLPEAPCGDLTTHLFCHLCAICQEYREIRERTDSGTSSAPDVTPPPVQTMDEL; this is encoded by the exons ATGGCTGGAAAAGGAAGCTATGTTCCGCCGCAGTATGTTCCGTTATATGGTCTAGACACTGAGGAGGATAGTGTTCCTGAGGTGGAGGAGAACATTGCCACGCGCCAAGGATTAAGCCGGGATCCTACACAATGGTCTTCAGGCAtttgtgcttgttttgatgatccACAGAGCT GTTGTATTGGTGCGACTTGCCCCTGCTTTCTCTTTGGAAAAAATGCACAGTTCTTGGGATCTGGAACTCTCGCTGGATCATGCACTACGCATTGCATGCTTTGGGGCCTTCTGACAAGTTTCTGCTGTCTGTGTACTGGGGGGCTTGTATTAGCAGTTCCAGGGTCTGCTGTTGCTTGTTATGCTTGTGGATACCGCCAAGCACTAAGAACAAAGTACAACCTTCCG GAAGCACCATGCGGCGATTTGACGACACACTTATTCTGCCATCTGTGTGCGATATGCCAAGAGTACAGGGAGATCCGCGAGAGAACAGACAGTGGCACCTCTTCAGCTCCTGATGTTACCCCACCTCCGGTGCAGACAATGGATGAACTTTGA
- the LOC125543654 gene encoding cell number regulator 5 isoform X3 has protein sequence MLSCLFLPTCYCSRLCMSYRNYDMPSVQELTEMAGKGSYVPPQYVPLYGLDTEEDSVPEVEENIATRQGLSRDPTQWSSGICACFDDPQSCCIGATCPCFLFGKNAQFLGSGTLAGSCTTHCMLWGLLTSFCCLCTGGLVLAVPGSAVACYACGYRQALRTKYNLPMFLLCRKHHAAI, from the exons ATGTTGTCTTGCTTGTTTTTGCCAACTTGCTATTGTTCTCGATTATGTATGAGTTATCGGAATTATGACATGCCATCAGTTCAAGAGTTAACTG AGATGGCTGGAAAAGGAAGCTATGTTCCGCCGCAGTATGTTCCGTTATATGGTCTAGACACTGAGGAGGATAGTGTTCCTGAGGTGGAGGAGAACATTGCCACGCGCCAAGGATTAAGCCGGGATCCTACACAATGGTCTTCAGGCAtttgtgcttgttttgatgatccACAGAGCT GTTGTATTGGTGCGACTTGCCCCTGCTTTCTCTTTGGAAAAAATGCACAGTTCTTGGGATCTGGAACTCTCGCTGGATCATGCACTACGCATTGCATGCTTTGGGGCCTTCTGACAAGTTTCTGCTGTCTGTGTACTGGGGGGCTTGTATTAGCAGTTCCAGGGTCTGCTGTTGCTTGTTATGCTTGTGGATACCGCCAAGCACTAAGAACAAAGTACAACCTTCCG ATGTTCTTACTTTGCAGGAAGCACCATGCGGCGATTTGA